A genomic window from Methylorubrum extorquens includes:
- a CDS encoding IS5 family transposase (programmed frameshift), with amino-acid sequence MTKPILPDDLWQEIAPLLPAAKPRPQGGRPPLENRAALTGILFVLRTGIPWEWLPVEMKCGSGMSCWRRLRNWQEAGVWARLHQVLLKRLHAAGEIDSSRASLDSASVPAKKGAPATGLNPTDRGKPGTKRHLVTDARGTPLGLLLTGANRHDSLQMAPTLDAIPPLSTGRRGRPRHRPDKLHADKAYDARIRRQECRARGIVPRIARKGVESSEKLGRHRWVVERTHAWFNRFRRRPVRYERRHDIYEAFTTLAASLITLNQIRRFC; translated from the exons ATGACCAAACCGATCCTCCCCGACGATCTCTGGCAGGAGATCGCCCCGCTTCTTCCTGCCGCGAAGCCTCGTCCACAAGGCGGTCGTCCTCCCCTGGAGAACCGAGCTGCTCTGACTGGCATCCTGTTCGTTCTGCGCACGGGCATCCCGTGGGAGTGGCTGCCGGTCGAGATGAAGTGCGGCTCGGGCATGAGCTGCTGGCGGCGGCTGCGGAACTGGCAAGAGGCCGGCGTGTGGGCTCGGCTGCATCAGGTTCTCCTAAAGCGCCTTCACGCAGCCGGCGAGATCGACTCGAGCCGAGCGAGCCTGGACAGCGCCTCCGTCCCGGCGAAAAAAGGGGCTC CTGCCACTGGCCTGAACCCGACGGACCGGGGCAAGCCGGGCACGAAGCGCCACCTCGTCACCGATGCCCGCGGCACGCCGCTCGGCCTCCTCCTGACGGGCGCCAATCGGCACGACAGCCTGCAGATGGCGCCCACCCTCGATGCCATTCCGCCGCTGAGCACGGGTCGGCGCGGCCGGCCGCGGCACCGGCCGGACAAGCTGCACGCCGACAAAGCTTACGACGCAAGGATCCGGCGGCAGGAGTGTCGTGCACGCGGCATCGTCCCGCGCATCGCCCGCAAGGGTGTCGAGAGCAGCGAGAAACTCGGCCGTCACCGCTGGGTCGTCGAGCGGACCCACGCTTGGTTCAACCGCTTCCGCCGCCGGCCCGTGCGCTACGAACGCCGACACGACATCTACGAGGCCTTCACGACCCTCGCTGCAAGCCTCATCACCCTGAACCAGATCAGGCGGTTCTGTTAG
- a CDS encoding N-acetylmuramidase domain-containing protein, translated as MVRFIVTNGLDDELRRHDWAGFARSYNGASYAKHGYHNKLAAALAKWSKIKDTP; from the coding sequence ATGGTCCGCTTCATCGTCACAAACGGGCTCGACGACGAGTTGCGCCGGCACGATTGGGCCGGGTTCGCTCGCAGCTACAACGGGGCGAGCTACGCCAAGCACGGCTACCACAACAAGCTCGCGGCGGCCCTCGCCAAGTGGTCGAAGATCAAGGACACGCCGTAA
- a CDS encoding IS630 family transposase, with product MRSDISFTLSASDRLRLEALVADRNTPQKHVWRARIVLLSADGIGTHAIMREAAVSKTAVWRWQDRFAQEGVEGLLRDKTRPARIPPLGPEVAARVVALTQEDPPGETTHWTAAAMSKVTAISISSVQRIWRRHGLQPHRVRQFKLSTDPAFAAKLRDVVGLYVDPPAHAVVLSVDEKSQIQALARTQAPLPMKPGQPTTRTHDYKRHGTTTLFAALDILEGKVIGRCMQRHRHQEFIRFLNAVEAAVPAGKIVHAILDNYAVHKHPKVRAWLDRHPRWTFHFTPTSASWLNAVEGFFAKLAKRRLRRGVFGSLIEVQAAIKRFIAESNGDPKPFTWTADPDRIIQAARRGHQVLDSHH from the coding sequence ATGCGCAGTGACATCTCTTTCACGCTCTCCGCCTCGGATCGCCTTCGGCTAGAGGCCCTGGTCGCGGATCGAAACACTCCGCAGAAGCACGTTTGGCGCGCTCGCATCGTGCTGCTGAGCGCCGATGGGATCGGGACGCACGCGATCATGCGTGAGGCGGCCGTGTCCAAGACGGCGGTCTGGCGCTGGCAGGACCGCTTCGCGCAGGAGGGCGTCGAAGGGCTCCTGCGAGACAAGACGCGGCCGGCGCGCATCCCGCCGCTGGGGCCGGAGGTGGCGGCGCGTGTTGTGGCTCTGACGCAGGAAGATCCGCCCGGCGAGACCACGCATTGGACGGCCGCCGCCATGAGCAAGGTCACAGCCATAAGCATTTCGTCGGTGCAGCGGATCTGGCGGAGGCACGGCCTACAGCCACACCGGGTCCGGCAGTTCAAGCTCTCTACCGACCCGGCCTTCGCTGCCAAATTGCGTGACGTCGTCGGGCTCTACGTCGATCCGCCCGCCCATGCCGTCGTGCTTTCGGTCGACGAGAAGAGCCAGATCCAAGCGCTCGCCCGCACGCAGGCCCCGTTGCCGATGAAGCCGGGCCAGCCGACGACGCGCACCCACGACTACAAGCGCCACGGCACGACGACCCTGTTTGCCGCTCTGGACATCCTGGAGGGCAAGGTGATTGGCCGCTGCATGCAGCGCCACCGGCATCAGGAGTTCATCCGTTTCCTCAACGCGGTCGAGGCGGCGGTTCCGGCGGGCAAGATCGTCCACGCGATCCTGGACAACTATGCCGTTCACAAGCACCCGAAGGTCCGCGCCTGGCTCGATCGCCACCCACGCTGGACCTTCCATTTCACCCCGACCTCAGCCTCGTGGCTCAACGCCGTTGAGGGCTTCTTCGCCAAGCTCGCAAAACGCCGCCTGCGACGCGGCGTGTTCGGATCGCTGATCGAGGTACAGGCGGCCATCAAACGCTTCATCGCCGAGAGCAACGGCGACCCCAAGCCCTTCACCTGGACCGCCGACCCGGATCGCATCATCCAGGCCGCAAGGCGCGGGCACCAAGTGTTAGACTCGCACCACTAG
- a CDS encoding IS5-like element ISMex40 family transposase, whose translation MWTPTTRRQHSRSGLRYETDLTDAEWAVVEPLMPKPAPCGRPPVWTMREILNAIFYVLRGGIAWRLIPKDLPPRSTTYGYFSRWRDDGLFGRINHHLVMADRERVGREASPSAAVLDSQSIKTTESGGPRGYDAGKKVKGRKRQALVDTDGRALVLDPQPADVQDRDGAVPVLRLSRRTFPFITKAFADAGYAGDRPATATSITVAIVRKPPGQVGFAVHPRRWVVERFFAWISRNRRLWKDPEATLASAQAFLYAAAAMILVRRLGRAS comes from the coding sequence ATGTGGACCCCGACTACCCGGCGGCAGCATAGCCGCTCGGGCCTGCGCTACGAAACCGACCTGACGGATGCCGAGTGGGCTGTGGTCGAGCCGCTGATGCCCAAGCCTGCACCGTGCGGGCGTCCGCCGGTCTGGACGATGCGGGAGATCCTGAACGCGATCTTCTACGTGCTGCGCGGCGGGATCGCGTGGCGGCTGATCCCCAAGGATCTGCCACCCCGCTCGACCACCTACGGCTACTTCAGCCGCTGGCGCGACGACGGCCTGTTCGGCCGGATCAACCACCACCTCGTCATGGCTGACCGTGAACGGGTCGGACGCGAGGCTTCGCCGTCGGCGGCGGTTCTGGATAGCCAGAGCATCAAGACCACCGAGAGCGGCGGGCCGCGCGGCTACGATGCCGGCAAGAAGGTGAAGGGCCGTAAGCGCCAAGCTCTGGTCGACACGGACGGGCGTGCCCTCGTCCTCGATCCGCAGCCCGCCGACGTACAGGATCGCGACGGAGCGGTGCCGGTGCTGCGTTTGTCGCGTCGCACCTTCCCGTTCATCACCAAGGCGTTCGCCGATGCTGGCTATGCCGGAGACCGACCCGCCACGGCCACGAGCATCACCGTCGCGATCGTGCGCAAGCCACCCGGGCAGGTCGGCTTCGCCGTTCACCCGCGCCGCTGGGTCGTCGAGCGCTTCTTCGCCTGGATCAGCCGCAATCGCCGCCTCTGGAAGGATCCGGAGGCCACCCTCGCCTCGGCCCAAGCCTTCCTCTACGCCGCCGCTGCCATGATCCTCGTCCGACGCCTCGGACGCGCTTCGTGA
- a CDS encoding FkbM family methyltransferase produces MITDEQIINFCNTFLASGPTERREMINEVIERADEPDFEYFAARVIYLLRLQQRLDDAEVIVGPLIPCRKYEDQALWELGYAFGVAGQPDRSIGYLNKSVAVDPQPHRLLWLAVQLAISKQDAEAHAVLTRVQREHPAVEREVAIHRQFFSLLKTYDRSEAQRLLLEVRARFASRSVSDLEADIRAALDAGRPYLLLRLGDGEGACIRLGAEDEANNRDYYRANRDEFAEIWFKDTSVLDRPEFLAALDKFNSAIGQADAIGGSMYEAAIQTEYNYASRRGIAWVVNVMRKLLAFADQKPDWAENVPVYSLTIHYDLLLSGALARLLEKRPLVGVISCQDALPSALQRTYGIGRVDLIKTPGEQIHAGTLGASAVAGRHWPDRFNEIIEKLSIPTDRKGQLWLVAAGMLGKIYAAKLKEQGAVVIDIGAVADLWMGKVTRSFPDLPSEVKLKLEQSMLTLVDVGGLGGLGEEWLPHLSSVRAVLFEPNPSEAAMARAKLEPCRDGIVVERALGNRAEKRTLHVTRSLGCTSLLDPNNKLLQPYTIAPAFRVMHEIEVECERYDTLMANGEVPQPDAIKIDVQGFEYQVLEGFGNALNECLGVKVEAHFRPIYHGQKLLHDMVDLLSRAGLNLRRLQPVDHFDGDIVEVDAWFTCSPERAAALSEERAAKLAFIEKVWEIPPRRLSFGADQFS; encoded by the coding sequence ATGATCACCGACGAGCAAATCATTAATTTTTGCAACACCTTTCTCGCGTCAGGTCCCACCGAACGTCGCGAGATGATCAATGAAGTGATTGAGAGGGCGGATGAGCCTGATTTCGAGTATTTTGCTGCGCGGGTGATCTATTTATTGCGCCTACAACAGCGCCTGGATGATGCAGAGGTTATCGTTGGCCCTCTAATTCCCTGCCGGAAATATGAAGATCAAGCGCTTTGGGAGCTAGGATACGCCTTTGGCGTAGCAGGGCAGCCGGACCGCTCGATTGGTTATTTAAATAAGTCAGTCGCCGTTGATCCGCAGCCTCATCGTCTTTTGTGGCTCGCCGTTCAACTTGCGATTTCTAAGCAAGATGCTGAAGCACACGCCGTTCTGACGCGTGTACAGCGAGAGCACCCAGCAGTTGAGCGTGAGGTCGCGATCCATCGTCAGTTTTTTTCCTTGTTGAAGACGTACGACCGCTCGGAAGCGCAACGGCTCCTCCTAGAAGTGCGCGCCCGCTTCGCAAGTCGGTCGGTCTCCGACTTGGAGGCGGACATCCGTGCAGCGCTGGACGCGGGGCGACCATACTTGCTTCTGCGACTTGGGGACGGCGAAGGTGCTTGCATCCGCCTAGGCGCTGAAGACGAGGCAAACAACAGAGATTATTACCGAGCGAACCGCGATGAGTTTGCTGAGATTTGGTTCAAAGACACATCGGTGCTCGACCGCCCAGAATTCCTGGCGGCACTCGACAAATTTAATTCAGCCATAGGCCAAGCCGACGCGATCGGCGGAAGCATGTACGAGGCTGCTATACAGACCGAGTACAACTATGCCTCGCGTCGTGGCATTGCGTGGGTAGTGAACGTGATGCGAAAGCTCCTAGCATTCGCAGACCAAAAGCCGGACTGGGCTGAAAATGTTCCAGTCTACTCACTCACCATTCATTACGACTTGCTGCTGAGCGGCGCACTAGCTCGATTGCTGGAAAAGCGGCCACTCGTAGGAGTTATTTCATGCCAAGACGCTTTGCCATCGGCACTACAGAGAACTTACGGAATCGGTCGCGTTGATCTGATTAAGACGCCAGGCGAGCAAATCCACGCCGGTACACTGGGTGCAAGCGCTGTAGCAGGCCGCCACTGGCCTGACCGATTTAACGAAATAATAGAGAAGCTTAGCATTCCGACTGATCGAAAAGGTCAGTTATGGCTTGTTGCTGCAGGCATGCTCGGCAAAATTTACGCTGCAAAGCTAAAAGAACAAGGCGCTGTCGTTATCGATATCGGCGCTGTTGCGGATTTGTGGATGGGTAAAGTCACGCGCTCGTTTCCTGATTTACCTTCTGAAGTCAAGCTTAAATTGGAGCAGAGCATGCTAACATTGGTCGACGTGGGCGGGCTTGGTGGGCTTGGTGAAGAATGGCTACCGCATCTTAGCTCGGTCCGCGCAGTTCTCTTCGAGCCCAATCCATCTGAAGCAGCAATGGCACGAGCGAAGTTGGAGCCATGTCGCGACGGTATCGTTGTAGAGCGAGCGCTCGGCAATCGCGCTGAAAAGCGCACACTGCACGTCACCCGCAGCCTGGGCTGCACATCGCTTTTAGATCCAAACAACAAGCTGCTTCAGCCATATACAATTGCGCCAGCATTTCGCGTCATGCACGAAATCGAGGTTGAGTGCGAGCGGTACGATACGCTGATGGCTAATGGCGAAGTGCCACAACCTGATGCTATCAAGATCGATGTGCAGGGGTTCGAGTATCAAGTTCTGGAGGGCTTCGGAAATGCCCTTAATGAGTGCCTGGGGGTCAAAGTCGAGGCGCATTTCAGGCCGATCTATCATGGGCAAAAGCTGCTCCACGATATGGTCGATCTCCTTTCGCGGGCTGGTCTGAATCTTCGACGTCTTCAGCCTGTCGATCACTTCGATGGAGACATCGTCGAAGTTGACGCTTGGTTCACGTGCTCGCCTGAGAGAGCGGCGGCCCTATCGGAGGAGCGTGCAGCAAAGCTCGCATTCATCGAGAAGGTTTGGGAGATACCGCCCCGTCGACTTTCCTTCGGAGCCGATCAGTTTTCCTAG
- a CDS encoding Maf-like protein — protein sequence MNELLTSDALKPQVSGGPARPPLVLASASPRRLALLQQVGIEPDALLPADIDETPRKSESPRDLARRLAREKLEVAQVAARRRDDLRDAYLVSADTVVAVGRRVLPKAELLDEAADCLRLLSGRAHRVFTAVCILSPKDRRRERMVETRVRFKRLSNREIEGYLSSGEWRGKAGGYAIQGLAAAFAVKLVGSHSGVVGLPLYETMSLLEGEGFPVRAAWGAAT from the coding sequence ATGAACGAGCTTCTCACCTCCGACGCCCTGAAGCCACAGGTTTCCGGGGGGCCTGCACGACCGCCCCTCGTGCTGGCCTCGGCCTCTCCGCGCCGGCTGGCCCTGCTGCAACAAGTCGGAATCGAGCCGGATGCACTGCTGCCCGCCGATATCGACGAGACCCCCCGCAAATCCGAATCGCCCCGCGACCTGGCTCGTCGCCTCGCCCGGGAAAAGCTGGAGGTGGCCCAGGTTGCGGCGCGCCGTCGGGACGACTTGCGCGACGCCTATCTCGTCTCCGCCGACACCGTAGTCGCCGTCGGTCGCCGCGTGCTGCCCAAGGCCGAGCTGCTCGATGAGGCCGCCGACTGCCTGCGGCTGCTCTCAGGGCGGGCGCATCGCGTCTTCACCGCCGTTTGCATCCTGTCCCCGAAGGATCGACGCCGCGAGCGCATGGTCGAGACCCGCGTGCGCTTCAAGCGCCTCTCGAACCGCGAGATCGAGGGCTATCTTTCCTCGGGCGAGTGGCGCGGCAAGGCCGGCGGCTACGCCATCCAGGGCTTGGCGGCAGCCTTTGCGGTGAAGCTCGTCGGCTCGCACAGCGGAGTGGTCGGCCTCCCGTTGTACGAGACGATGAGCCTGCTCGAAGGCGAGGGCTTTCCCGTGCGGGCCGCCTGGGGGGCAGCGACATGA
- the yacG gene encoding DNA gyrase inhibitor YacG: MNRPVKRTTAGKALAPCPICGKPAQTETKPFCSARCADIDLGRWLGERYVIPGPEEDELSYPPRSDEENRSH; the protein is encoded by the coding sequence ATGAATCGGCCGGTAAAGAGGACGACGGCGGGCAAGGCACTGGCTCCCTGTCCGATCTGCGGCAAGCCGGCCCAGACCGAAACCAAGCCATTCTGCTCGGCCCGCTGCGCCGATATCGACCTCGGACGCTGGCTCGGCGAGCGCTACGTCATCCCAGGGCCGGAGGAGGATGAGCTATCCTACCCACCCCGTTCGGATGAGGAGAATCGCTCGCACTGA
- a CDS encoding ABC transporter ATP-binding protein, whose translation MRTLLDLLRVMRRHDRRRLLLLGLGLGLAALLEVVGVASVLPFLTLVGDPGAAARIPYLAKLRDAFGLADDRTFLLATGFAALAAILLTSAVNAAFAYAQLLFAHLVGYGFARRLLARYVDRERLFFAHANSAELAKNVLSETDRLVLGVLTPAMVIASRGASALAVVIFLIAYQPRLALILGGGFGGLYIAIYIVMRARLSRLGTRAVAGNEGRYRVVQETFGALTELKLYGRAETFTSSFDAPARSYAHALASSLVTGQLPRFVIESLAFGGVIAVVLFALTQGIDTAGMLPLLGLFAFAGYRMLPAFQNIFTSVSQLRFHLPGVRLIVDALAGERERRLRTAERLPFAQAIRLENVAFDYEPGRPTLRGIDLTIAANTTVGLVGRTGSGKSTLVGLILGILTPTRGHILIDGCPLDADSLPAWQNRIGYVPQDVFLIDGSIAQNIALGIPPDSLDRAAVERAARLAGAHDFVAALSAGYDTGVGERGARLSGGQRQRIGIARALYHDPDVIVFDEATSALDGETEAAVMEALGALGGTRTIIMIAHRLTSLRRADTVHVVEDGRIVASGPPSQVIAEPSASPSPESAVVAPAR comes from the coding sequence TTGAGGACCCTCCTCGATCTCCTGCGGGTGATGCGACGGCACGACCGACGGCGGCTCCTGCTGCTCGGGCTCGGGCTCGGGCTCGCCGCCTTGCTCGAAGTGGTCGGCGTCGCCTCGGTGCTGCCGTTCCTCACGCTGGTCGGCGATCCCGGCGCCGCCGCGCGAATTCCTTATCTCGCCAAACTCCGCGATGCCTTCGGCCTCGCCGACGATCGCACCTTCCTGCTCGCGACCGGGTTTGCCGCGCTCGCGGCGATCCTGCTGACCAGCGCGGTGAATGCCGCCTTCGCCTATGCGCAACTCCTGTTCGCCCACCTCGTCGGCTACGGTTTCGCTCGGCGTCTACTCGCCCGCTACGTCGATCGCGAGCGCCTGTTCTTCGCGCATGCCAACAGCGCCGAACTCGCCAAGAACGTGCTGAGCGAGACCGACCGCCTCGTCCTCGGTGTGCTCACCCCGGCCATGGTGATTGCCTCGCGCGGCGCGTCGGCCCTCGCGGTGGTGATCTTCCTGATTGCCTATCAACCCCGGCTCGCGCTGATTCTCGGCGGCGGCTTCGGCGGGCTCTACATCGCGATCTATATCGTGATGCGAGCTCGTCTCTCGCGGCTCGGCACCCGGGCGGTGGCGGGCAACGAGGGCCGCTACCGGGTGGTGCAGGAGACCTTCGGCGCGCTGACCGAACTCAAGCTTTACGGTCGGGCCGAGACGTTCACGAGCAGCTTCGATGCACCGGCGCGCTCCTACGCCCACGCCCTCGCCTCGAGCCTCGTCACCGGACAATTGCCGCGCTTCGTCATCGAATCGCTCGCCTTCGGCGGTGTAATCGCCGTGGTTCTCTTCGCGCTGACGCAAGGGATCGACACCGCCGGCATGCTGCCGCTGCTCGGCCTGTTCGCCTTCGCCGGTTACCGCATGCTGCCGGCATTCCAGAACATCTTCACATCCGTCTCGCAGTTGCGCTTTCACCTGCCCGGTGTGCGCCTGATCGTCGATGCGCTGGCGGGGGAGCGGGAGCGCAGGCTTCGCACCGCCGAGCGCCTGCCCTTCGCGCAGGCGATCCGTCTGGAGAATGTCGCGTTCGACTACGAGCCCGGTCGTCCGACCCTGCGCGGCATCGACCTGACGATCGCCGCGAACACCACCGTCGGCCTGGTCGGTCGCACCGGCTCGGGCAAGTCGACGCTGGTGGGCCTGATCCTCGGCATCCTCACGCCGACGCGGGGACACATCCTAATCGACGGCTGTCCGCTCGATGCCGACAGCCTACCGGCGTGGCAGAACCGGATCGGTTACGTGCCGCAGGACGTGTTCCTCATCGACGGCAGCATCGCGCAGAACATCGCTCTCGGCATCCCGCCGGACAGCCTCGACCGAGCGGCCGTGGAGCGCGCCGCACGGCTCGCGGGCGCGCACGACTTCGTCGCGGCCCTGTCCGCGGGCTACGACACCGGTGTCGGCGAGCGCGGTGCCCGGCTCAGCGGCGGCCAGCGGCAACGCATCGGCATCGCCCGCGCGCTGTACCACGACCCCGATGTCATCGTGTTCGACGAAGCGACCAGCGCGCTCGACGGCGAAACCGAGGCCGCGGTGATGGAGGCGCTCGGCGCGCTGGGCGGCACACGCACGATCATCATGATTGCCCATCGTCTGACCTCGCTGCGCCGGGCCGATACGGTCCACGTCGTCGAAGACGGACGGATCGTCGCCTCGGGGCCGCCCTCGCAGGTGATCGCGGAGCCGAGCGCTTCGCCCTCTCCCGAGAGCGCCGTCGTGGCGCCGGCCCGGTAG
- a CDS encoding aldose 1-epimerase family protein, translating into MDGTVEIRTDDGSTARIALHGAEPVSWQVEGREYLWNGDPEHWNRHAPWLFPVVGASADGSVQVDGRRYPMAQHGFARDLPFAVVSQSADAVSLRLTDSEATRAQYPFPFQLTIDARIAAKTLAFDIRVENPGETALPYGLGFHPAFPWPFAGGERRADGGYAVLFEEAERPFVPEVGAGGLLVRSERELTLDGARLDLDPELFTEALVFLNARSRAMRFVSPSGRAIAMRMEDFPHLAVWTKPTAPFLSLEAWTGHADWAGFEGALEDRDSQRLLAPGATARHGIALAIEG; encoded by the coding sequence ATGGACGGGACGGTCGAGATCCGTACGGATGACGGCAGTACGGCAAGGATCGCGCTGCACGGCGCCGAGCCGGTCTCCTGGCAGGTCGAAGGCCGCGAATATCTGTGGAATGGCGATCCGGAACACTGGAACCGGCATGCGCCCTGGCTCTTTCCCGTCGTCGGTGCGTCAGCCGACGGCAGCGTTCAGGTGGATGGCCGGCGCTACCCGATGGCCCAGCACGGCTTTGCCCGCGATCTTCCTTTCGCGGTCGTCAGCCAAAGCGCGGACGCGGTTTCCCTGCGGCTGACCGACAGCGAGGCCACGCGGGCGCAGTACCCCTTCCCGTTCCAGCTGACGATCGACGCTCGCATCGCAGCCAAGACGCTGGCCTTCGATATCCGGGTCGAAAATCCGGGCGAGACCGCCCTGCCCTATGGCCTCGGCTTCCACCCCGCCTTTCCCTGGCCTTTCGCCGGGGGCGAGCGTCGCGCCGATGGCGGCTACGCGGTTCTGTTCGAGGAGGCGGAGCGACCGTTCGTCCCGGAGGTCGGCGCGGGCGGGCTGCTGGTGCGTAGCGAGCGGGAACTGACCCTGGACGGCGCCCGCCTCGACCTCGATCCGGAGTTGTTCACCGAGGCCCTGGTCTTCCTCAACGCGCGGAGCCGGGCGATGCGCTTCGTGTCGCCGAGCGGGCGAGCCATCGCCATGCGGATGGAAGACTTTCCCCATCTCGCGGTCTGGACCAAGCCGACGGCGCCATTCCTGTCGCTTGAAGCCTGGACCGGACACGCCGACTGGGCCGGCTTCGAAGGCGCCTTGGAGGACCGCGATTCGCAGCGCCTGCTGGCGCCGGGCGCAACCGCCCGGCACGGGATCGCACTGGCGATCGAGGGGTGA
- a CDS encoding TOBE domain-containing protein — MKLSARNVLKGKVVSVEKGSTTAHVKIEIANGQVITSAITNESVDSLGLKVGGEAYAVIKSSDVIIAVD, encoded by the coding sequence ATGAAGCTCAGCGCGCGCAACGTCCTCAAGGGCAAGGTCGTGTCGGTCGAGAAGGGCTCGACCACGGCCCATGTGAAGATCGAGATCGCCAACGGTCAGGTCATCACCTCGGCCATCACCAACGAGTCGGTCGATTCGCTCGGGCTCAAGGTCGGCGGCGAAGCCTATGCCGTGATCAAGAGTTCCGACGTCATCATCGCCGTCGACTGA
- a CDS encoding DUF2293 domain-containing protein: protein MKRAGRPNRPSDAVPPTDRRAVLTEALTRLAPRLPDFEAEAVLDRALRSPGLRGAVPETAAWLALTAFTRHTFTEYDDLLDEGYDHDSARHFVLDDMNARLAEWGCRRRVSDEADPGENGLPEA, encoded by the coding sequence ATGAAGAGGGCAGGGAGACCGAACCGTCCGAGCGATGCAGTGCCGCCAACGGATCGCCGCGCCGTCCTGACCGAGGCCTTGACCCGTCTCGCGCCGCGTCTTCCGGATTTCGAGGCGGAGGCGGTACTGGACCGGGCGTTGCGCAGCCCCGGTCTACGCGGTGCTGTGCCGGAAACCGCAGCGTGGCTCGCCCTGACGGCGTTCACCCGGCACACTTTCACCGAATACGACGACCTCCTCGACGAGGGCTACGACCATGATAGCGCCCGCCACTTCGTTCTCGACGACATGAACGCGAGGCTGGCCGAATGGGGTTGCCGTCGCCGCGTCTCCGACGAGGCTGACCCCGGCGAGAACGGCTTACCCGAAGCGTGA
- the rpsI gene encoding 30S ribosomal protein S9: MATLQSLADLNRANTQTSNPENEAPVHVQKLDAQGRAYATGKRKDAVARVWIKPGNGTVVVNGRPVETYFARPVLRMILRQPLEIVSRVDQYDITVTVKGGGLSGQAGAVRHGLSKALTYYEPELRSSLKREGFLTRDPRVVERKKYGRKKARRSFQFSKR; this comes from the coding sequence ATGGCGACCCTTCAGTCTCTCGCCGACCTCAATCGGGCGAACACCCAGACGAGCAACCCCGAGAACGAGGCGCCCGTCCACGTTCAGAAGCTGGACGCTCAGGGCCGCGCCTACGCGACCGGCAAGCGTAAGGACGCGGTCGCCCGCGTCTGGATCAAGCCCGGCAACGGCACCGTGGTCGTCAACGGCCGTCCGGTCGAGACCTACTTCGCCCGTCCCGTGCTGCGCATGATTCTGCGCCAGCCGCTGGAGATCGTGTCCCGTGTCGATCAGTACGACATCACCGTCACGGTGAAGGGTGGCGGTCTCTCCGGTCAGGCTGGCGCCGTGCGCCACGGGCTTTCCAAGGCTCTGACCTACTACGAGCCGGAGCTGCGCTCCTCGCTCAAGCGCGAAGGCTTCCTGACCCGCGACCCGCGCGTCGTCGAGCGCAAGAAGTACGGTCGCAAGAAGGCTCGCCGCAGCTTCCAGTTCTCGAAGCGTTAA
- the rplM gene encoding 50S ribosomal protein L13 has translation MKTTSLKPADVDKKWVVIDAEGLVVGRLASIVAMRLRGKHKPAYTPHVDCGDHVIVINADKVKFTGRKYDQKVYYHHTGYPGGIKERSAKFILEGRFPERVVEKAVERMLPRGPLFRQILGHLRVYKGAAHPHEAQQPQALDVGSLNRKNVSA, from the coding sequence ATGAAGACCACTTCGCTGAAGCCCGCCGACGTCGACAAGAAGTGGGTCGTGATCGACGCCGAGGGCCTCGTCGTGGGCCGTCTCGCTTCGATCGTGGCGATGCGTCTGCGCGGCAAGCATAAGCCCGCCTACACGCCCCACGTCGATTGCGGCGACCACGTCATCGTCATCAATGCGGACAAGGTGAAGTTCACCGGCCGCAAGTACGACCAGAAGGTCTACTACCACCACACGGGCTATCCGGGCGGCATCAAGGAGCGCTCGGCCAAGTTCATCCTCGAGGGCCGGTTCCCCGAGCGCGTGGTCGAGAAGGCCGTCGAGCGCATGCTGCCGCGCGGCCCGCTCTTCCGCCAGATCCTCGGCCACCTGCGCGTCTACAAGGGTGCCGCGCATCCCCACGAGGCCCAGCAGCCGCAGGCGCTCGACGTCGGCTCCCTCAACCGTAAGAACGTGAGCGCTTGA